The stretch of DNA CGAGCGCAGCGGGCGTCAGCCCTATCTCTTCCTCGCCCGCGTTATCGAGAGCACGGCCCGCGCATGGCTGGACCTGCCCGGCTAGGAGCGGAGCCGCTTCCGTCCGGGACATCGGCTGGCGCCGGCGAGGAAATCGACGCTGCATTCGATCCCGCGGTCAGCCGCGATCTGAACGATTGGCTGGCCCGGCTGAGGCACGAAAAGCGGGCCTCCGAGCATACGGTGGCGGCCTACCGGCGCGACCTCACCGCCTTCCTGCTGTTTCTCGGCCATCATTTCGGCGCGCGGGCCGATCGCGTTACGCTCGAACGACTCGGCACAGCGGATTTCCGCTCCTGGCTCGCCTCGCGCTCCGACAAGGCGCGCCGCTCGACCGCGCGGGCGGTATCGGCCGTGCGCAGCTTTTACAATTTTCTGGATAAACAGGATATTCTGCACAATCCGACAGTAGCGGCGTTGCGTGCGCCGAAACTGCCCCACGCCGTGCCCAAGCCTCTGAGCGTGGCCGAGACCGGCGAACTGTTGGACATGGCCGGGACAGACAACACGGAGGCCTGGATCGCGGCGCGCGACGAGGCGGTGCTGACGCTGATCTACGGCTGCGGCCTGCGTATTGCCGAAGCCCTGGGCCTGAACCGCAGCGCCGCGCCCTTCGGCCCGACGCTGGTCGTCACCGGCAAGGGCAGCAAGCAGCGCGTGCTGCCGGTCCTGCCGGTCGTCGGCGAGGCGGTGGAACGCTATCTCGCGCTCTGCCCCCATCCGCTCACGCCGGACGGGCCGCTCTTTGTCGGCAAGAAGGGCGGACGTCTCAGCCCGCGGATGGTGCAACTGCTGGTCCGAAAACTCCGGCCGGCGCTCGGACTGCCCGAGACCGCGACGCCGCACGCGCTGCGCCATTCCTTCGCCACCCATCTGCTCGCCGGCGGCGGCGACCTGCGCGCCATCCAGGAACTGCTGGGCCACGCCAGCCTGTCGACCACCCAGCGCTACACCGATGTCGACACCGCCCGCCTGCTCGACGTCTACGACGCCGCCCACCCGAAGGCGAAAAATTAGGGCGATTTGAGACCTGTTGCGCCCCTCGATACGGCGCTGACGCGCCTACTCGGGGTGAGGGATTGGTAAGTAATCTTCTTTACAGACATGCCCCTCGCCCTGAGTAGCCCCGGATTTTATCAGGGGCGTATCGAAGGGCGGGGCGTATCGAAGGGTCAGGCCGCCACTTCCAGGGCGTCGAGGCCAAGTTCGTGGCGCAGTTCAGCGGTCGCGACCCGCTTGGCGTCCTCCAGCGGGATGCCGGTCGCATCGGCGGCGCGCGGGTAGGCGTTGAAGGCCGCGATGGTAGCCGCAGCGTCGACCATGGCGGCCTCGCCCATCGCCCCGGCTACGGCGGCGCGGGCCGCCGCGACCGCTGACGGATCGCGCCCTAGGATCGCTTCGACGAAGGCGTTCAGTTCGCCGCCGTATGGAATCGCGCCGTCGCCGCCGTCCGTGATGGCGGTGAGATCGTAGTCGTCGCCGGTTTCCGTGCCGCTCAACCTGAGCCGCGCCGCATGGCTGGTGGTTCAGTAGTAGCAGTCGAGCATCATCGAGGCGCGCGAGGCGAGAAATTCCATCTGTGCCCGATTGATCGACCGGTCCAGCCCGTCCAGCTCGCGGATGCGCGGGTCCTGCATGTAGAGCAGGTTCATGACCGACCAGAATTTGCGCGCTTCCCCGGGCAGCAGGGTGAGCGACCGGCGGATATAGAAGCCGGACTCGTTGCCGTAGAAATCAGCGAAATCGGCGCTGGCGTTTTCCGGGGCGATGGTGGCAACCCAGCCGGGGCCGTGGGTCGCGGTCGGATCGCGGCGGCGCGGCGGGGCGCCGACTTGCGCCGTCGGCAGGTCCGGCGCCGGCAGCCCGATGGCCAGGGCGAAGATATCGATCACCGTCGCGATGGTCGCCACGGTGACGAGCTCGATATACTCGTCTTCCCCGATGCCGCGGCCCTGGACCTCGCGGCACCATTTTTCCGTCAGCCGCCCGGCGTCGGTGACGACCCGGTGGATGACGTCGACCCACGGCTCGGGCAGATCCGTCGCCGCGTCGTGGTCGCCGTCTATGGCATAGGGCGATAGCGCCGCTTTGCGCGCCAGGCACACCGCGCAGTCCCACGCCGCCCGCGCCTCGCGCACCACGGCCACCCGTTCCGTGCCGGTCAGCCACGCGCCGGTTTCCCCGAGCTGCGCCCAGCCACGGTCGAGCGCGGCGGCGAGGTCGGCCCGGATCGGCAGGGGTGCGGCGGTGAAATGGCTCATGGGCGAAAGCTACTGCGAGGGCCGGCGGCGATCAAGGCGGCCGCATTCAGCTTTTTTC from Rhodospirillaceae bacterium encodes:
- a CDS encoding tyrosine recombinase XerC — encoded protein: MAGPARLGAEPLPSGTSAGAGEEIDAAFDPAVSRDLNDWLARLRHEKRASEHTVAAYRRDLTAFLLFLGHHFGARADRVTLERLGTADFRSWLASRSDKARRSTARAVSAVRSFYNFLDKQDILHNPTVAALRAPKLPHAVPKPLSVAETGELLDMAGTDNTEAWIAARDEAVLTLIYGCGLRIAEALGLNRSAAPFGPTLVVTGKGSKQRVLPVLPVVGEAVERYLALCPHPLTPDGPLFVGKKGGRLSPRMVQLLVRKLRPALGLPETATPHALRHSFATHLLAGGGDLRAIQELLGHASLSTTQRYTDVDTARLLDVYDAAHPKAKN
- a CDS encoding alkylhydroperoxidase-related (seleno)protein, whose amino-acid sequence is MSHFTAAPLPIRADLAAALDRGWAQLGETGAWLTGTERVAVVREARAAWDCAVCLARKAALSPYAIDGDHDAATDLPEPWVDVIHRVVTDAGRLTEKWCREVQGRGIGEDEYIELVTVATIATVIDIFALAIGLPAPDLPTAQVGAPPRRRDPTATHGPGWVATIAPENASADFADFYGNESGFYIRRSLTLLPGEARKFWSVMNLLYMQDPRIRELDGLDRSINRAQMEFLASRASMMLDCYYUTTSHAARLRLSGTETGDDYDLTAITDGGDGAIPYGGELNAFVEAILGRDPSAVAAARAAVAGAMGEAAMVDAAATIAAFNAYPRAADATGIPLEDAKRVATAELRHELGLDALEVAA